The sequence agtattatctctgctagatctctggtttgtaaaggactaattaaaagggttgGAACAGGGTCATCtatctcagtatggaatgatccctggctcccatccactcgcccgagaccagcaaacaaaaatttTCACGATAGCTACCCggacctcacagtggattccctCATTCATCAGGAATCCCgaacatggaatttacaggcaATTAGGACTTTGGTGGAACCCAATGATGCAAAAATGATTGAAAGTCTTCCTCTGAGTAGAAATCTGTTGGATGATAgaaatggatggcatttcactgAAAATGGAAGATACACGGTACAATCAGGGTATCAAATTGAAAGGATATATCCTGATAAGGAGAAACAACCAGAATTTTATGGACCCAACGTGGATATTCTTAAGGCATTCTGCTGGAAAGTGAAGTGTCCTCCAAAGTTAAGGCATTTTCTATGGCAGTTGTTGACAGGTTGTATAGCAGtgaccaaaaatttaaaatcacgtGGAATACAAGGAGATACAAGATGTGCAAGGTGTGGTGATCCGgaagaatcaataaatcatgtgttttttgaatgtcctccggcacgacaagtgtgggcactatctaAGATTCCATCGAACCCAAATATTTTCCCTTTGGGCTCGATatttgctaatatggatcatctgttttggagagttaatccaaaaatggaggatcatcagtttgcatggattctatggtacatttggaagggtcggaataataaagtttttagtaatattGATGTTGACCCGAGAGAAACGCTAAACTTAGCTGAAttggaatcaacactttgggcggAGGCACAAATTGTTAATGATTCCAGGATGGCCCCTGAAGCGCAGTTCAGAGTTAACTCACAGactacaggaagatggtgtttcattGACGGTTCTTGGAAAGACAAGGATTATTTCTCAGGACAAGGCTGGTTCAGCACGCTTCCGGAGTTTGAGGGTTTGTTAGGGGCAAGAAATGTAAGGGCAAgtctttcacctcttcatgcggagTTGGAGGCtctaatttgggcaatggagtgTATGAAGAACTTACGACAGTACCGGgtcacgtttgcaacggattgttctcaattggtgaagatggtttctgaaccagaagaatggccggcatttgaaagctacctggaTGACATTAAGTTTTTGAGAAGAAGCTTTACCAACTCAGAGATTGTTCATGTTCCAAGGACGGAAAACATAAAGGCGGATCGCTTGGCACGTAGTGCTCGGacacaaccgtctttcgtcgtacacatggatgcggagttaccacattggtttacagagtctatatgagtctgtaaattttcttgctgtcaaaaaaaaaaaaaaaaacgttttttaacTTTCTTAGTTAAAAAGTAAAAGACTGTATTTTATATTACGCTAAAAACCCCAACCTAAAAAACCTGCAATAAACATGTGGGTGGATCATAAAAGCCATCTTCTTATTCAACCAAAGGAGGTCGTATCTAATTTGTTTTCTTGCTGTTGTTATATTATGAGGAAAGTATAATTTTAAGTTCAAACATAATCTGCCAACAaattaatcatgttttaaataaggtttttttttttgataactttggTGTGATCCCAAAAGCTTTCTAGTCCCAAAGACTAATCACCAAGAAACCTATAGAATTCCGGGTTTTCTTGCCCTTTAAAGCGTCTATGAATGGTCAAAGAGAATCAAACTCATGACGAAAACTCCAGCTGGAACCCCTTTACCACAAGGCTAAGGatttaaatagttaatattaactttCAGATTTTACCAGCTTTTATAATAAATTCTCTAAATTGTTTagtattttggtttttaacatatttttcataCCAGCTTTTAAGATAAATTGcttaattttttgggtttttaaaCATATTAACTTTAAGATTTACCAGCTAAAATACAAAAGTTGTAAGGTCAAGTATCAACAACAGATAGATCACCTAACTTTCAAAGGAATTTATTCGTAAATATTTATGATGCAAGAAAGACTTTTTAAgaataattttctttataataaaTGACTAATCAAAtagaaacgaagaagaagaacgtttgaatttgacaaaataatatatatacttatactatataaaggaaagaaagaaagagagagaacaaaagaaagaagaaaagctCAAAGAactcaaaagaagaagaaagatgtaTAATCAACAACAGTATCCAGTTGGTGCTCCTCCTCCCCAAGGTAATAGATCTTCTCTCTAGTTCGGTTTGTATCGTCTCTGCTGGTTTAATCTTTGCTCTCtcttgaattcttgctgaaaaggGTATCCTCCTAAGGACGCTTATCCTCCCACTGGTTATCCTCCCGCCGGTTATCCGCCGCCGGGATATGCTCAGGGATACCCTGCTCAAGGTTATCCTCCACCTCAATACTCTCAAGCTCCTCCTCAGCAAAAGCAACAAGTCGGTATGCTCGAAGGATGGTATGTTCTTGATCcctccatctttttttttttttttattaaaatgatcttttgtttgtttagtaTCCAAATAATAATATGTGTTTGTGCtctgtttatatatatgtaaatcacaGTTTGGCTGCTCTCTGCTGTTGCTGTCTCTTGGATGCTTGTTTCTGATCGCAGTCGACGATTCTATTTACATTATTACATCATGTAAAGACCGTCTTTGTCTTGTTCAAATATCTCTCTTCTGttgttttatcttctttttgtcttgtgaatttttttgttatattcttATGGATTATTGACTCGTCCATGACCATATCTCTCTTTCATATACAAGAATTCGAAACTATTGAGAAGTAGATCAGCAAATGATCAGAAGTGTTAGATGAGGTGTTTGTCATCATCAACATCATATTATTATAACATACAAAAAACAATCCATTCAGACAAAATCTCATAGATGCTAAATAATGAAGAAACTGTTGGTTTTAGAATGAACAAAGATTGAATCTGAAAAGCTTGCATTGAACGTGAAACAGAGATAGTCTTAAATAGACTTTACATGACTCCAACTACTTAACGTAAAAAGCTCAACTAAGCAACTAAACTACCACGTTTCTAGCTCCTACAATCTAGGACGACTTATTCAAATTGAAAAGATCAAACAACTAGCTTGAAGACCACGTAACAACATAAACGACAGAGTTTTATCCTTCAATCCTTCCCTTAAACTGAAACGGCTCCTTTCAGTTTACTTCTTCTTTGCGCAAACACccattcttcctctcagcttcTCAAATGTCTCTAGCTTCACGGCCTTTGTCATGATATCAGACAGCTGATCTCCAGTTGAACAATACTCAAGCTGTATAGTCCCCTCGTTCACCAGTTCCCTCAGAAAGTGATACCTCACATGAATGTGCTTACTTCTTCCATGTAGCACTAGATTTTTTGACAGTTTGATGGTTGAACTGTTGTCGCAGAACAGAATCGTTCCTTCTC is a genomic window of Brassica napus cultivar Da-Ae chromosome A2, Da-Ae, whole genome shotgun sequence containing:
- the LOC125588950 gene encoding protein CYSTEINE-RICH TRANSMEMBRANE MODULE 13-like, with the translated sequence MYNQQQYPVGAPPPQGYPPKDAYPPTGYPPAGYPPPGYAQGYPAQGYPPPQYSQAPPQQKQQVGMLEGCLAALCCCCLLDACF